A portion of the Paenibacillus marchantiae genome contains these proteins:
- the nusA gene encoding transcription termination factor NusA: protein MSMDFIEAMNELEREKGISKDVLFEAIEAALISSYKRNFNTAQNVRVDMNRNTGVIRVYARKLIVEEVLDSRTEISLPAAREINPHFQLEDIAEIEVTPRDFGRIAAQTAKQVVTQRIREAERGLIYNAFVDKEEDIVTGVVQRQDLRNIYIDLGKIEAALPLTELMPNEKFVHGDRIKAYITKVENTTKGPQIILSRTHPGLLKRLFELEVPEIFDGVVEIRSVAREAGFRSKIAVHSRNEEVDPVGSCVGPKGIRVQTIVGELRGEKIDIVRFSDQVDEYVANALSPSKVLEVQVFEEEKMARVIVPDYQLSLAIGIKGQNARLAAKLTGWKIDIKSESQAEQEFGREKDSSSEMHQDSVSVD, encoded by the coding sequence ATGAGTATGGATTTTATTGAAGCAATGAATGAATTGGAGCGGGAAAAAGGGATCAGCAAGGACGTGCTGTTTGAAGCGATCGAGGCAGCACTCATCTCCAGCTACAAGCGTAATTTCAACACCGCCCAGAATGTGCGTGTTGACATGAACCGCAATACGGGTGTTATCCGGGTGTATGCCCGCAAATTGATCGTGGAAGAAGTCCTGGATTCACGTACCGAAATTTCATTGCCTGCTGCACGCGAGATCAACCCACACTTCCAGCTGGAAGATATTGCGGAGATTGAAGTTACGCCGCGTGATTTCGGACGTATCGCCGCACAAACTGCCAAACAGGTAGTGACCCAGCGGATTCGTGAAGCCGAACGCGGCCTGATCTACAACGCTTTCGTTGATAAGGAAGAAGATATCGTTACGGGAGTGGTGCAGCGTCAGGATTTGCGCAATATCTACATCGATCTGGGCAAAATCGAAGCGGCATTGCCGCTGACCGAATTGATGCCGAACGAGAAGTTTGTTCATGGTGACCGTATTAAAGCTTACATCACCAAGGTCGAGAATACGACCAAAGGGCCGCAAATCATTTTGTCCCGTACACATCCGGGCTTGTTGAAACGTCTCTTTGAACTGGAAGTACCTGAAATTTTCGATGGTGTGGTTGAGATTCGCTCCGTCGCACGTGAAGCGGGCTTCCGCTCCAAGATTGCTGTTCATTCCCGCAATGAGGAAGTTGATCCGGTTGGATCATGTGTAGGTCCTAAGGGAATCCGCGTGCAGACCATTGTGGGTGAGCTGCGCGGTGAAAAAATTGACATCGTTCGTTTCTCCGATCAGGTAGACGAATATGTGGCTAATGCACTTAGTCCTTCCAAAGTATTGGAAGTTCAAGTATTCGAGGAAGAAAAGATGGCTCGGGTTATTGTTCCTGACTATCAGCTGTCCCTCGCCATTGGGATTAAAGGCCAAAATGCCCGATTGGCAGCCAAACTGACCGGCTGGAAAATCGACATTAAGAGCGAGAGCCAGGCGGAACAGGAATTCGGCAGAGAGAAAGATTCTTCTTCGGAAATGCACCAAGATTCCGTCTCCGTCGACTAA
- the rnpM gene encoding RNase P modulator RnpM, which produces MKTKKVPLRKCVACQEMMPKKQLIRIVKTPEDEVLIDLTGKKSGRGAYLCGKESCFKLALKNRSLDRALKGKVSPEIYEQLAADFVAVEDEFIAAQEREHDE; this is translated from the coding sequence ATGAAAACTAAAAAAGTACCGCTGCGCAAATGTGTGGCGTGTCAGGAAATGATGCCCAAAAAGCAGCTGATCCGTATCGTTAAAACGCCAGAGGATGAAGTGCTGATCGATTTGACTGGCAAAAAGTCCGGACGTGGTGCTTATTTATGCGGCAAAGAGTCCTGTTTTAAGCTTGCACTCAAAAACCGGTCTTTGGATCGGGCGCTAAAGGGCAAAGTCTCACCGGAAATTTATGAGCAATTGGCAGCTGATTTCGTTGCGGTAGAGGACGAATTCATAGCAGCACAGGAGCGTGAACATGATGAATAA
- a CDS encoding YlxQ family RNA-binding protein, with translation MMNNKTLSYLGLSMRAGKLVTGEEIVLKAIRSSEAKMVIVAGDASANTQKKFRDKCGTYKVPLVIGFDRDSLGSSIGKETRVVLAVTDRGFAKMISKQVGIMSEVEYIE, from the coding sequence ATGATGAATAATAAAACATTGTCTTATCTGGGACTCTCCATGCGTGCAGGCAAACTTGTGACAGGTGAAGAAATTGTACTTAAAGCGATCCGTTCTTCCGAAGCTAAAATGGTTATTGTTGCGGGTGACGCCTCGGCCAATACACAAAAGAAATTTCGCGACAAATGCGGGACATATAAAGTTCCACTGGTGATCGGATTTGACCGGGATAGTCTGGGTTCAAGTATCGGTAAAGAAACGCGGGTTGTTCTTGCAGTAACGGATCGAGGGTTTGCAAAAATGATCTCCAAGCAAGTCGGTATAATGTCGGAGGTGGAGTATATTGAGTAA
- the infB gene encoding translation initiation factor IF-2, with translation MSKQENKDKLRVYEYAKSLNMSSKEIITILKKLDIPVNNHMSVMENGSVGKVEQFFKDIKSTAASKQSNEAKSVATSSVRSDKTVDSNKPAGGVNTPNSSNPSGSPVQTKIQQEKQVGMNNRPNSNNNNGSQRPSGQDSRNRTNSSQGSSQGGQSSNRPRPAQGGQSSTASRPQSTGQRPSNSGGGQTRSAGPTSSGNTGTGGNRTGGQGQSSGQGQRRGGQGNSGNSNNNSGNRSNSGGGGRRYDDNRGGNFRGNRGGKNNRNRNQQQYQQREKIDNTPKKIIVRGDMTVGETAKLLHKDASEVIKKLIAMGVMATINQELDIETILLLAGEFGVEVEVKIVLEDDRFETLEENDDPADLQSRPPVVTIMGHVDHGKTTLLDAIRSTNVTGGEAGGITQHIGAYQVEINNKKITFLDTPGHEAFTAMRARGAQVTDITIIVVAADDGVMPQTVEAINHAKAAGLPIIVAVNKIDKPGADADKVKQELTNYELVPEEWGGDTIFVNVSAKQRIGLEGLLEMILLVAEVNEYKANPDKRARGTVIEAELDKGRGPVARILVQHGTLKVGDAFVAGNCFGRVRAMVNDKGRRLKEAGPSTPVEITGLTEVPGAGDPFMVFEDERKARSIADKRAITQRESDLGTNTRVTLDDLFQHIKDGEIKDLNVIIKGDVQGSVEALKGSLAKIEVEGVRVKIIHSGAGAITESDIILAAASNAIVIGFNVRPDNQAKATADQEQVDIRLHRVIYSVIEEIEQAMKGMLDPIYKEKVIGHAEVRSTFSISKVGTIAGCMVTSGKITRSAEARLIRDGIVLYEGKLDSLKRYKDDAKEVAQGYECGITLDKYNDLKEGDVIEAFIMETVQR, from the coding sequence TTGAGTAAACAGGAAAACAAGGATAAATTGCGAGTTTATGAATATGCGAAGTCCCTCAATATGAGTAGTAAAGAAATTATAACCATTCTTAAAAAGCTGGATATTCCCGTAAACAATCATATGAGTGTCATGGAGAATGGTTCAGTCGGTAAGGTGGAACAATTTTTTAAAGATATAAAATCCACTGCCGCTTCCAAACAAAGTAACGAAGCAAAATCCGTTGCTACTTCGTCAGTGCGCAGTGACAAAACAGTGGACAGCAACAAGCCGGCCGGCGGAGTGAACACGCCGAATAGCAGTAACCCATCCGGTAGTCCCGTACAAACAAAAATACAACAGGAAAAGCAGGTAGGTATGAACAATAGACCAAATTCCAACAATAACAATGGCTCCCAAAGACCTAGCGGCCAAGACAGCCGCAACAGAACGAACTCTTCCCAAGGCTCAAGCCAAGGAGGACAATCAAGTAATCGTCCAAGACCAGCTCAAGGTGGACAAAGCAGTACAGCATCCCGTCCGCAAAGTACAGGTCAACGTCCATCGAATAGCGGTGGCGGTCAAACAAGAAGCGCAGGACCGACTAGCAGTGGCAACACTGGCACTGGCGGCAACCGTACTGGTGGCCAAGGACAGAGCTCAGGACAAGGCCAACGCAGAGGCGGCCAAGGTAATTCCGGCAACAGCAACAATAATAGCGGCAACCGTTCGAACAGCGGTGGCGGTGGACGTCGTTATGACGATAACCGTGGCGGCAACTTCCGCGGTAATCGTGGCGGTAAGAACAATCGCAATAGAAATCAACAACAGTACCAACAACGTGAGAAAATTGATAACACACCTAAGAAAATCATCGTACGTGGTGACATGACTGTTGGTGAAACAGCGAAGTTGCTCCATAAAGATGCTTCCGAAGTTATCAAAAAACTCATTGCGATGGGTGTAATGGCAACGATTAACCAAGAGCTTGATATCGAAACAATCCTGCTGCTTGCTGGAGAGTTCGGTGTTGAGGTTGAAGTGAAAATTGTCCTTGAAGATGACCGCTTCGAAACACTTGAAGAGAATGATGATCCTGCTGATTTGCAGTCTCGTCCTCCGGTAGTTACGATCATGGGTCACGTTGACCATGGTAAAACAACATTGCTTGATGCGATTCGTTCAACGAATGTAACGGGCGGAGAAGCAGGCGGTATCACGCAGCATATCGGTGCTTATCAAGTTGAAATTAACAACAAAAAAATTACGTTCCTAGATACACCAGGTCACGAAGCGTTTACTGCTATGCGTGCACGTGGAGCACAGGTTACGGATATTACAATTATTGTTGTAGCTGCAGATGATGGTGTTATGCCACAAACCGTTGAGGCGATTAACCATGCCAAAGCTGCTGGGCTGCCAATTATCGTAGCTGTCAACAAAATTGACAAGCCGGGTGCAGATGCGGATAAAGTAAAACAAGAATTGACCAACTATGAACTCGTTCCGGAAGAGTGGGGCGGCGACACCATCTTTGTTAACGTTTCGGCGAAACAAAGAATCGGTCTAGAAGGTCTGCTTGAAATGATCCTGCTCGTTGCAGAAGTGAATGAGTACAAAGCAAACCCGGACAAACGTGCCCGTGGTACAGTGATCGAAGCCGAGCTGGATAAAGGACGTGGCCCAGTTGCCCGTATTCTCGTACAGCACGGTACACTGAAAGTCGGAGATGCTTTTGTTGCAGGTAACTGCTTCGGTCGCGTACGTGCGATGGTAAATGACAAAGGTCGCCGTTTAAAAGAAGCTGGACCTTCAACACCTGTAGAAATTACTGGTCTGACTGAAGTTCCAGGTGCGGGAGATCCGTTTATGGTGTTTGAAGATGAGCGTAAAGCGCGTTCTATCGCCGACAAACGTGCCATTACACAACGTGAATCCGATTTGGGTACAAATACACGTGTGACATTGGATGATCTGTTCCAACACATCAAAGACGGTGAAATCAAAGATCTGAACGTAATCATCAAAGGTGACGTACAAGGTTCGGTTGAAGCATTGAAAGGTTCCCTTGCGAAGATCGAAGTTGAAGGTGTACGCGTGAAAATCATTCATAGCGGCGCTGGTGCAATCACAGAGTCTGACATCATTTTGGCTGCAGCATCCAATGCCATCGTGATTGGTTTCAACGTTCGTCCTGATAATCAGGCGAAAGCGACTGCAGATCAAGAGCAAGTAGACATTCGTCTGCATCGCGTTATCTACAGCGTTATCGAAGAAATTGAACAAGCGATGAAAGGTATGCTTGATCCGATTTACAAAGAAAAAGTAATCGGTCATGCTGAAGTTCGTAGCACGTTCTCCATTAGTAAAGTCGGTACCATTGCTGGATGTATGGTTACCTCCGGTAAAATTACGCGTTCCGCGGAAGCACGTCTGATTCGTGATGGCATCGTCCTTTACGAAGGCAAGCTGGATTCCCTGAAACGTTATAAAGATGATGCCAAAGAAGTAGCCCAAGGTTACGAGTGCGGTATCACGCTGGATAAATACAATGATCTCAAAGAAGGCGACGTTATCGAAGCCTTCATTATGGAGACAGTACAACGATAA
- the rbfA gene encoding 30S ribosome-binding factor RbfA → MAKIRTGRVGEQIKKELSLLIQSELKDPRIGFITVTGVEVTGDLSQAKVYLSVFGEQEQKDNSLKALAKANGFLRSELGKRIRFRHVPELIFKIDESIAYGSRIEKLLGDIGTDKNESQ, encoded by the coding sequence ATGGCTAAGATTCGTACAGGTAGAGTGGGCGAGCAGATCAAGAAAGAATTAAGTCTGCTTATCCAGTCTGAACTGAAAGATCCTCGTATCGGCTTTATTACCGTAACGGGAGTCGAAGTGACAGGCGACTTGTCGCAAGCCAAAGTTTATCTGAGTGTCTTCGGTGAACAGGAACAAAAGGATAATTCGCTTAAAGCGCTGGCAAAAGCAAATGGATTTTTGCGTTCAGAACTGGGCAAGCGTATCCGTTTTCGACATGTTCCCGAGTTGATATTCAAGATTGACGAATCTATTGCATATGGCAGCCGAATTGAGAAGCTGCTTGGTGATATCGGTACCGACAAGAACGAATCCCAGTAA
- a CDS encoding DHH family phosphoesterase, translating to MHTYEQALQDGKQFLLEHDDYLVVSHVQPDGDAVSSTVTVGWLLSCLGKTFTMINEGEIPQRMNFLWEAGKIVNMTEQPPARKYKAIICVDCADFSRVGLTRHYFEEDAVILNIDHHPTNDAYGTVNIIKPDAAATAEILFDFLNLFPVKWNKDVATAVYTGLLTDTGGFRYANTSPNVMTTASKLLEHGVDGPYLAQILLEQVTLPQVRILNQALSSLQMTDDGKIAWVVITPEDMIACGAANEDLEGVVNYPRNIQGVEVGIFFKVINDNAVKVSLRSAGKVDVASLAQNFGGGGHVLAAGCRVEGKLKDIVELVLKQVNAQW from the coding sequence ATGCACACTTATGAACAGGCGCTTCAGGACGGAAAGCAATTTCTGCTGGAGCATGATGATTACCTGGTCGTGTCGCATGTACAGCCGGACGGTGACGCAGTCAGCTCGACGGTAACGGTGGGCTGGCTGCTGTCATGTCTGGGCAAGACATTCACGATGATTAATGAAGGTGAAATTCCACAACGCATGAATTTTCTGTGGGAAGCTGGCAAGATCGTGAACATGACCGAACAACCACCGGCGCGGAAATATAAGGCGATTATCTGTGTGGATTGTGCAGACTTTTCCAGGGTAGGCCTGACTCGTCATTATTTCGAAGAAGATGCTGTCATTTTAAATATTGATCATCATCCGACCAATGACGCGTATGGAACAGTAAACATCATTAAGCCAGACGCAGCAGCAACGGCTGAAATTCTGTTTGATTTCCTCAATCTTTTCCCAGTGAAGTGGAATAAAGATGTGGCTACAGCAGTCTATACAGGATTGCTAACAGATACAGGTGGATTCCGCTATGCGAATACGAGTCCTAATGTGATGACCACTGCATCCAAATTGCTTGAACATGGTGTGGATGGACCTTATCTTGCACAGATTTTGCTTGAGCAGGTTACGCTCCCACAAGTCCGTATATTGAACCAGGCACTCTCAAGCCTGCAAATGACTGACGATGGCAAGATTGCCTGGGTGGTCATTACACCTGAAGACATGATTGCTTGTGGTGCAGCTAATGAAGATCTTGAAGGGGTAGTCAATTACCCACGTAACATTCAAGGTGTGGAAGTGGGCATCTTTTTTAAAGTAATCAATGATAATGCGGTGAAAGTATCTCTCCGGTCAGCTGGTAAAGTTGATGTTGCCTCGCTTGCACAGAACTTTGGTGGAGGCGGACATGTACTCGCAGCTGGATGTCGCGTAGAGGGCAAGTTGAAAGATATCGTGGAACTAGTGCTGAAGCAGGTGAATGCTCAATGGTAA
- the truB gene encoding tRNA pseudouridine(55) synthase TruB — protein sequence MVKPFEGVLPVYKPAGFTSHDVVAKMRRILKMKRIGHTGTLDPQVTGVLPLCLGRATRVVEYMQELPKEYLATLRLGLSTDTEDMTGEVIERSETAVKVTQEQVEQVLEQFLGTISQVPPMYSAVKVDGKRLYELAREGKTVERKSREVTIYELELTGIENQGDTTDISFRALCSKGTYIRTLCVDIGKKLGYPSTMLHLERTISAGISADHCLHFEEVEQRMIDGTLAEVLIPVDEAISSIPAHTVGADQTKGALQGQKLSARLLEPPAEQPGLLRLYDQDGTFLGIFERDELKATVRAVKVFLPE from the coding sequence ATGGTAAAACCATTTGAAGGTGTACTTCCGGTGTATAAACCAGCGGGATTTACTTCTCATGATGTTGTGGCCAAAATGCGTCGCATTCTCAAAATGAAACGTATTGGTCATACAGGCACTTTGGACCCGCAAGTTACTGGCGTACTACCGCTTTGCCTAGGACGTGCAACACGTGTGGTGGAGTACATGCAGGAGCTTCCCAAGGAATACCTGGCAACGCTACGACTGGGTCTGTCTACTGACACGGAGGATATGACAGGTGAAGTTATTGAGCGGTCGGAGACGGCTGTTAAGGTGACACAGGAGCAGGTTGAGCAGGTGCTGGAGCAATTCCTGGGCACCATCTCACAGGTTCCACCTATGTATTCTGCAGTCAAAGTGGATGGGAAACGTCTTTACGAGTTAGCTCGTGAAGGAAAAACGGTAGAGCGCAAGAGTCGGGAAGTTACGATCTATGAGCTGGAATTGACAGGAATTGAGAATCAAGGCGACACTACGGATATATCGTTCCGTGCTTTATGTTCCAAAGGGACATACATTCGAACGTTATGCGTGGATATCGGCAAAAAATTGGGATATCCGTCCACCATGCTACACCTGGAGCGTACGATATCGGCTGGGATTTCTGCTGATCATTGCCTTCATTTTGAAGAAGTGGAACAACGCATGATCGATGGAACGTTAGCCGAGGTGTTGATTCCGGTTGATGAAGCCATCTCTTCCATTCCGGCTCATACGGTGGGTGCGGATCAGACCAAGGGAGCACTTCAGGGCCAGAAATTATCGGCGCGTTTGCTCGAACCGCCTGCAGAACAACCTGGTCTACTGCGGTTATATGATCAGGATGGGACGTTTCTGGGGATATTTGAGCGGGATGAATTGAAAGCAACGGTGAGAGCTGTTAAAGTTTTTTTGCCGGAATAA
- a CDS encoding bifunctional riboflavin kinase/FAD synthetase, with protein MKTVMLTYPQTLQSAVQGTHPQVLAIGQFDGLHLGHASVILSAVRIARETGMQAAVMTFHPHPKEVMRKGDYEGYLTPLRDKEDILAGMGVDVLYVVEFNEEFSRLTPQQFAHDLLLPLQTRTAVVGFDFRFGHKGAGDEQLLRTLGEGEMTVETVPPFLLNGEKVSSSLIRGLLKRGEMDEASQWLGRPYSIRGIVIHGEKRGRTIGFPTANLELTDHYVTPAKGVYAVRVQYGEQELRGVMNLGVKPTFHENGMKPTFEVHLLDFDGQIYDQELKVDLVHYIRAERKFDSIDALISQIREDALTAARLLS; from the coding sequence GTGAAAACCGTAATGCTAACCTATCCGCAGACGTTACAATCGGCTGTTCAGGGCACACATCCCCAAGTGCTCGCGATCGGTCAATTTGACGGGCTGCATCTCGGACATGCAAGTGTCATTTTGTCAGCTGTCCGCATTGCACGCGAAACGGGCATGCAGGCAGCGGTGATGACCTTTCATCCTCATCCGAAGGAAGTTATGCGCAAAGGGGATTACGAGGGTTATCTAACTCCCTTGAGAGATAAAGAAGACATCCTGGCAGGGATGGGTGTAGACGTGCTCTACGTGGTCGAATTCAATGAGGAGTTCTCAAGGTTGACGCCGCAGCAATTCGCACATGATCTGCTGCTTCCGCTTCAGACTCGAACAGCGGTAGTTGGTTTTGACTTCCGCTTCGGTCACAAGGGAGCAGGGGATGAGCAGCTTCTTCGCACATTGGGAGAAGGCGAAATGACAGTCGAGACTGTGCCTCCATTCCTGTTAAATGGTGAGAAGGTAAGCAGTTCTCTCATTCGTGGCCTGTTGAAGCGTGGAGAAATGGACGAAGCCAGTCAATGGCTCGGACGACCTTACAGCATCAGGGGAATCGTAATTCATGGAGAGAAGCGTGGGCGGACCATTGGTTTCCCTACCGCTAACCTTGAACTTACGGATCATTATGTTACGCCAGCGAAAGGTGTTTACGCTGTTCGTGTGCAGTATGGGGAGCAGGAACTGCGTGGCGTCATGAACCTTGGTGTGAAACCTACCTTTCACGAAAACGGGATGAAACCTACGTTTGAGGTGCACTTGCTTGATTTTGATGGGCAGATATATGACCAGGAATTAAAGGTTGATCTCGTTCACTACATTCGTGCAGAGCGAAAATTTGACTCGATTGATGCTTTGATCAGTCAGATTCGTGAAGATGCATTAACCGCCGCCCGCCTATTATCGTAA
- the rpsO gene encoding 30S ribosomal protein S15 has product MALTQERKQQLIDEHKTHESDTGSPEVQVAILTENIRSLTDHLRTHKKDHHSRRGLLKMVGQRRKLLAYVKNKDVKRYSALIEKLGLRR; this is encoded by the coding sequence ATGGCATTGACTCAAGAACGTAAACAACAACTGATCGACGAGCACAAAACTCATGAGTCCGATACTGGATCACCTGAGGTGCAAGTTGCTATCCTTACGGAAAACATCAGAAGTTTGACAGACCACTTGCGTACACACAAGAAAGACCACCACTCACGTCGTGGACTTTTGAAAATGGTAGGTCAACGTCGTAAGCTTTTGGCTTACGTGAAAAACAAAGATGTTAAACGTTACAGCGCACTGATCGAAAAACTCGGATTGCGTCGTTAA
- the pnp gene encoding polyribonucleotide nucleotidyltransferase — translation MEQRVEMQLGGRTLTLETGRLAKQANAAVKVTYGDTVVLCTVTASSEPKDLDFFPLTVNYEERLYAVGKIPGGFIKREGRPSEKAILSSRLTDRPIRPLFPEGFRNDVQVLNIVMSVDQDCEPQIAAMIGTSAALSISDVPFSGPIGGVKVGRINGEFIINPTIAQLEVSEIELVVAGTKDAIMMVEAEANEVPEEVMLEAIMFGHDEIKNIVAVIEQLVQVAGKEKMAVKLHAVNAEVNSSVREFASARLVEAVKIAEKHARQDAIDLVNDETVAHFEEKYIETPELLKDVKEVLHDIVKEEVRRLITHDKVRPDGRGLAEIRPIECDTSLLPRTHGSGLFTRGQTQALSICTLGALGDVQILDGISLEETKRFMHHYNFPPFSVGEARPLRAPGRREIGHGALGERALSKVIPSETDFPYTIRLVSEVLESNGSTSQASICASTLAMMDAGVPIKAPVAGVAMGLIKDGDHVSILSDIQGMEDHLGDMDFKVAGTPDGVTAIQMDIKIDGIDRQILSEALAQAKEGRMHILSKMTEVMKTPREQLSQYAPKITTMHINPDKIRDVIGAGGKIINKIIEETGVKIDIEQDGRVFIASSNQEMNDKAKSIIEGIVREVLVGEIYVGKVKRVEKFGAFVEVLPNKEGLVHISQLSTERVAKVEDVVAIGDSITVKVTEIDPQGRINLSRKAVLTAEAPAQS, via the coding sequence ATGGAACAGCGTGTTGAAATGCAGCTTGGTGGAAGAACGCTTACGCTTGAAACAGGGCGTTTGGCCAAGCAGGCTAATGCTGCCGTTAAGGTAACGTACGGGGATACCGTTGTATTGTGTACCGTGACAGCATCAAGTGAGCCTAAAGATCTGGACTTTTTCCCATTAACGGTAAACTATGAAGAAAGATTGTATGCCGTAGGTAAAATCCCAGGTGGATTTATTAAACGTGAAGGCAGACCAAGTGAGAAAGCGATTCTTTCGAGCCGTTTGACAGACCGTCCGATTCGTCCTTTGTTCCCGGAAGGTTTCCGTAATGATGTACAAGTTCTGAATATCGTTATGAGTGTGGATCAGGACTGCGAACCGCAAATTGCTGCCATGATCGGTACATCGGCTGCACTGAGCATTTCGGATGTCCCATTTAGCGGACCGATTGGTGGTGTAAAAGTTGGACGTATTAATGGTGAGTTCATCATCAACCCAACGATTGCACAGCTAGAGGTAAGTGAGATTGAACTCGTTGTAGCAGGAACCAAAGATGCCATCATGATGGTTGAAGCGGAAGCGAACGAAGTTCCGGAAGAAGTAATGCTGGAAGCAATCATGTTCGGACATGACGAGATCAAGAACATTGTTGCAGTCATCGAACAACTCGTACAAGTGGCTGGTAAAGAAAAAATGGCTGTGAAATTGCATGCCGTTAATGCTGAAGTTAACAGCAGTGTACGTGAGTTCGCCAGTGCTCGTCTGGTTGAAGCTGTTAAAATTGCTGAAAAACATGCGCGTCAGGATGCAATCGATCTTGTGAATGACGAAACCGTTGCTCACTTCGAAGAGAAGTATATTGAGACTCCAGAACTGCTCAAAGATGTGAAAGAAGTGCTGCACGATATCGTCAAAGAAGAAGTGCGCCGCCTTATCACACATGATAAAGTTCGTCCGGATGGACGTGGACTCGCTGAGATCCGTCCAATTGAATGTGATACTTCCCTGCTGCCACGTACTCACGGTTCAGGTCTGTTCACTCGTGGTCAAACACAGGCGCTCAGCATTTGTACACTTGGTGCACTGGGTGATGTTCAAATTTTGGACGGAATCAGTCTTGAAGAAACGAAACGTTTCATGCATCACTACAACTTCCCGCCGTTCAGCGTAGGTGAAGCTCGTCCATTGCGTGCTCCAGGCCGTCGCGAAATCGGACATGGTGCTCTGGGTGAGCGTGCTCTTTCCAAAGTAATTCCTTCCGAAACAGACTTTCCATACACAATTCGTCTGGTATCCGAAGTATTGGAATCCAATGGTTCAACTTCCCAGGCAAGTATCTGTGCCAGCACATTGGCTATGATGGATGCAGGTGTACCAATCAAAGCTCCAGTTGCGGGTGTAGCTATGGGTCTTATCAAAGACGGAGATCATGTATCCATCCTGAGTGATATTCAAGGTATGGAAGATCACCTCGGTGACATGGACTTCAAAGTAGCAGGAACACCTGATGGTGTAACAGCTATTCAAATGGATATCAAAATTGATGGTATTGATCGTCAAATTTTGTCCGAAGCATTGGCTCAAGCCAAAGAAGGTCGTATGCACATCTTGAGCAAAATGACCGAAGTGATGAAAACTCCACGTGAGCAGTTGTCACAATATGCACCTAAAATTACAACCATGCATATCAATCCGGACAAAATCCGTGATGTTATCGGTGCAGGTGGTAAAATTATCAATAAAATCATCGAGGAAACCGGTGTTAAAATTGATATTGAGCAAGATGGACGTGTCTTTATCGCTTCTTCCAACCAAGAGATGAATGATAAAGCCAAATCGATTATCGAAGGCATCGTACGTGAAGTACTTGTCGGCGAGATTTATGTAGGTAAAGTAAAACGTGTTGAGAAGTTTGGTGCATTTGTTGAAGTGCTGCCGAACAAAGAAGGTCTGGTACACATCTCACAATTGTCCACAGAGCGTGTCGCTAAAGTGGAAGATGTTGTTGCCATTGGTGATTCCATTACGGTAAAAGTAACGGAAATTGACCCACAAGGCCGTATCAACTTGTCCCGCAAAGCCGTATTGACTGCCGAAGCTCCAGCTCAATCATAG